A genomic window from Solanum stenotomum isolate F172 chromosome 10, ASM1918654v1, whole genome shotgun sequence includes:
- the LOC125842859 gene encoding uncharacterized protein LOC125842859 → MAPNKQWVELITDRLANAYIDGVENFLDYAFTKLGEPMLIHCPCIKCGNATSRTRVVVRSHLIVHGIIPSYTFWYHHGEMLGEAQSDFEFIDDNDIEEDDGEDEIHGLLRDLYPDFDGDNMNNSTGDHLREEEPNVEAKRFYRLLKDLDLQLYESAKVSKLSTLIKLLHLKSIGHWSNESFTMLLKFLKDDLLLDGTKLPDSYYEAKKVIRDLGLSCKKIDACKNDCMLYWKDDNCLQSCKVCGASRWKDAKHSGETKLKKGKKIPCKILCYFPLKPRLQRLFMCSKTSPLMSWHHDKRVDDGIMRHPADSMEWKKFDELHPSFAVEPRNVRLGLASDGFQPFGMSRTPYNIWLVVLVPYNLPPWLCMKQENFILSMLIPGPNGPGDAIDVYLQPLIEELSELWETGVETFDASTRKNFKLHASLLWTINEFPAYANLSGWSTKGKLACPCCIKKLALQG, encoded by the coding sequence ATGGCACCTAATAAGCAATGGGTGGAACTTATTACCGATAGACTTGCTAATGCTTATATAGATGGGGTAGAGAATTTCTTGGATTATGCTTTTACAAAATTAGGAGAACCAATGTTGATCCATTGTCCATGTATTAAATGTGGTAATGCAACTTCTAGAACACGTGTTGTAGTTAGGTCACATTTAATAGTACATGGGATAATACCAAGTTATACTTTTTGGTATCACCATGGGGAGATGTTAGGTGAAGCACAAtcagattttgaatttatagatGATAATGACATTGAAGAGGATGACGGTGAGGATGAAATACATGGGTTGCTAAGAGATTTGTACCCCGATTTTGATGGAGATAATATGAATAATAGTACTGGTGATCATCTTCGGGAGGAGGAACCAAATGTTGAAGCAAAAAGATTTTATAGGTTATTGAAAGATCTTGATCTACAATTATATGAAAGTGCAAAAGTTTCTAAACTTTCTACTTTGATTAAATTGCTTCACCTTAAAAGTATTGGTCATTGGAGTAATGAGTCATTTACGATGCTATTAAAGTTTTTGAAAGATGATTTATTGCTTGATGGAACAAAGTTGCCGGATTCATATTATGAGGCAAAGAAGGTAATTCGAGATCTTGGGCTTTCTTGTAAGAAGATTGATGCATGTAAGAATGATTGCATGTTGTATTGGAAGGATGATAATTGTCTTCAATCGTGCAAAGTTTGTGGTGCATCTAGATGGAAGGATGCTAAACATAGTGGggaaacaaaattgaaaaaaggaaaaaagatacCATGCaagattttatgttattttcctCTAAAGCCAAGACTTCAAAGATTATTTATGTGCTCAAAGACATCTCCTTTGATGTCATGGCATCATGACAAAAGAGTTGATGATGGAATAATGAGGCATCCAGCTGATTCAATGGAATGGAAAAAATTTGATGAACTCCACCCATCTTTTGCAGTTGAACCTCGTAATGTACGACTTGGACTTGCTAGTGATGGTTTCCAACCATTTGGAATGTCGAGAACTCCCTACAACATTTGGCTTGTGGTACTTGTTCCTTATAATTTGCCCCCTTGGCTTTGCATGAAGCAAGagaattttattttgtcaatgCTTATACCTGGTCCTAATGGTCCTGGTGATGCAATTGATGTCTATCTACAACCTTTAATAGAGGAGTTGAGTGAATTATGGGAAACTGGAGTAGAGACATTCGATGCATCAACTAGAAAGAATTTTAAGTTACATGCATCTTTGTTGTGGACCATTAATGAATTTCCAGCATATGCCAATTTGTCTGGATGGAGTACAAAAGGAAAACTTGCTTGCCCATGTTGCATAAAAAAACTTGCTCTACAAGGCTAA